A stretch of the Porites lutea chromosome 12, jaPorLute2.1, whole genome shotgun sequence genome encodes the following:
- the LOC140922065 gene encoding uncharacterized protein: MASSTGSLFLVIWGTLLLSRSMRAKDNQHATQLLYMYNMFTDNFAILGHTIRSMNVSSQVDCFRHCAKVCGCVAFQLTGWKCELLDADKDVVVGDLVTRPGTALYTMNQDSIQVNQSCVNGCCRSKPCLNGGTCEEKCSDVREPYTCTCSKYYKGKRCEQFYPEVRSCQGLKIFRPGSHSGVYELVISDNKTVQSYCDFTSEAGKAWTLIESFSLSNKDIYKNKPFYHDFPRNENNFTWDDFRLSYQALVNIRDNSTHWRVTCTFPSGLSYTDYARSSLNETDLLTFVNQDKCKRYEYVSVRGINCTDCIGMLVQRNSQHMHTDSYWSGRNDCQWNPGAGAKSGEDNFGFYVVTNPKHRCTVNASSTTQWWLGSEL; encoded by the exons ATGGCTTCAAGCACTGGGTCTCTATTTTTGGTCATATGGGGAACTCTTCTCCTTTCACGTTCTATGAGAGCAAAGGACAATCAACATGCAACACAgctactgtacatgtacaacatGTTCACGGATAACTTCGCCATATTAGGGCATACTATTCGTTCTATGAATGTATCAAGTCAagttgattgcttccgccattGCGCAAAGGTTTGTGGTTGTGTAGCATTTCAATTGACTGGGTGGAAATGTGAATTATTGGATGCAGATAAAGATGTCGTGGTTGGGGACCTGGTAACTAGACCAGGCACTGCTTTATACACTATGAATCAAGATAGTATACAG GTGAACCAAAGCTGTGTTAACGGATGCTGCAGATCAAAGCCCTGTCTTAACGGCGGAACCTGTGAGGAAAAATGCAGTGACGTCAGAGAGCCTTATACTTGCACATGCTCAAAATATTACAAGGGAAAACGATGCGAGCAGTTTTATCCAGAAGTCAGGTCGTGCCAAGGTCTCAAGATATTTAGGCCGGGATCGCATTCCGGTGTTTACGAACTTGTTATAAGTGATAATAAAACCGTGCAGAGTTATTGTGACTTTACCTCTGAGGCTGGTAAAGCTTGGACGCTCATAGAATCCTTTTCGCTTTCAAACAAAGACATATATAAGAACAAACCATTTTATCACGATTTTCCTCGAAACGAGAACAACTTCACATGGGACGACTTTAGGCTTTCATACCAAGCCTTGGTTAACATCCGGGATAACTCAACGCACTGGCGTGTGACTTGTACCTTCCCATCAGGCCTCAGTTATACCGACTACGCACGCTCTTCGCTCAATGAAACAGATCTCCTAACGTTTGTCAATCAGGACAAATGCAAGAGGTATGAATATGTTTCAGTGCGAGGAATAAACTGTACGGATTGTATAGGGATGTTGGTTCAAAGAAACAGTCAACACATGCATACAGATTCTTACTGGAGCGGAAGAAATGACTGTCAGTGGAATCCCGGGGCAGGAGCAAAATCAGGAGAAGATAATTTCGGTTTTTATGTTGTTACGAATCCAAAACACAGGTGCACGGTAAACGCTTCGTCTACTACACAGTGGTGGCTTGGGTCAGAATTATAA
- the LOC140922001 gene encoding uncharacterized protein: MASSIGSLLFVTWVTLLLSRSMRAKDNQHATQLLYMYNIFTDNVAILGHTIRSMNVSSQVDCFRHCAKVCGCVAFQLTGWKCELLDADKDVVVGDLVTRPGTALYTMNQHSIPVNQSCVNGCCRSKPCLNGGTCEEKCSDVREPYTCTCSKYYKGKRCEQFYPEVSSCQGLKIFRPGSHSGVYELVISDNKTVQSYCDFTSEAGKAWTLIESFSLSNKDIYKNKPFYHDFPRNENNFTWDDFRLSYQALVNIRNNSTHWRVTCTFPSGFSYADYARSSLNETDLLTFVNQDKCKRYEYVSVRGINCTDCIGMLVQRDSQHMHTDSYWSGINGCQWNPGAGAISGEDNFGFYAVTNPKHRCTVNASSTTQWWLGSEL; encoded by the exons ATGGCTTCAAGCATTGGGTCTCTATTATTCGTCACATGGGTAACTCTTCTCCTTTCACGTTCTATGAGAGCAAAGGACAATCAACATGCAACACAgctactgtacatgtacaacatATTCACGGATAACGTCGCCATATTAGGGCACACTATTCGTTCTATGAATGTATCAAGTCAagttgattgcttccgccattGCGCAAAGGTTTGTGGTTGTGTAGCATTTCAATTGACTGGGTGGAAATGTGAATTATTGGATGCAGATAAAGATGTCGTGGTTGGGGACCTGGTAACTAGACCAGGCACTGCTTTGTACACTATGAATCAGCATAGTATACCG GTGAACCAAAGCTGTGTTAATGGATGCTGCAGATCAAAGCCCTGTCTTAACGGCGGAACCTGTGAGGAAAAATGCAGTGACGTCAGAGAGCCTTATACTTGCACATGCTCAAAATATTACAAGGGAAAACGATGCGAGCAGTTTTATCCAGAAGTCAGTTCGTGCCAAGGTCTCAAGATATTTAGGCCGGGATCGCATTCCGGTGTTTACGAACTTGTTATAAGTGATAATAAAACCGTGCAGAGTTATTGTGACTTTACCTCTGAGGCTGGTAAAGCTTGGACGCTCATAGAATCCTTTTCGCTTTCAAACAAAGACATATATAAGAACAAACCATTTTATCACGATTTTCCTCGAAACGAGAACAACTTCACATGGGACGACTTTAGGCTTTCATACCAAGCCTTGGTTAATATCCGGAATAACTCAACGCACTGGCGCGTGACCTGTACCTTCCCATCAGGCTTCAGTTATGCCGACTACGCACGCTCTTCGCTCAATGAAACAGATCTCCTAACGTTTGTCAATCAGGACAAATGCAAGAGGTATGAATATGTTTCAGTGCGAGGAATAAACTGTACGGATTGTATAGGGATGTTGGTTCAAAGAGACAGTCAACACATGCATACAGATTCTTACTGGAGCGGAATAAATGGCTGTCAGTGGAACCCCGGGGCGGGAGCAATATCAGGAGAAGATAATTTCGGTTTTTATGCTGTTACCAATCCAAAACACAGGTGCACGGTAAACGCTTCGTCTACTACACAGTGGTGGCTTGGGTCAGAATTATAA
- the LOC140953644 gene encoding uncharacterized protein translates to MASSTGSLLFVTWITLLLSRSMRAKDNQHATQLLYMYNIFTDNVTILGHTIRSMNVSSQVDCFRHCAKVCGCVAFQLTGWKCELLDADKDVVVGDLITRPGTALYTMNQDSIQVNQSCVNGCCRSKPCLNGGTCEEKCSDVREPYTCTCSKYYKGKRCEQFYPEVRSCQGLKIFRPGSHSGVYELVISDNKTMQSYCDFTSEAGKAWTLIESFSLSNKDIYKNKPFYHDFPRNENNFTWDDFRLSYQALVNIRNNSTHWRVTCTFPSGLSYADYARSSLNETDLLTFVNQDKCKRYEYVSVRGINCTDCKGMLVQRDSQHMHTDSYWSGINGCQWNPGAGAKSGEDNFGFYADTNPKHRCTVNSSSTTQWWLGSQL, encoded by the exons ATGGCTTCAAGCACTGGGTCTCTATTATTCGTCACATGGATAACTCTTCTCCTTTCACGTTCAATGAGAGCAAAGGACAATCAACATGCAACACAGCTGCTGTACATGTACAACATATTCACTGATAACGTCACCATATTAGGGCATACTATTCGTTCTATGAATGTATCAAGTCAagttgattgcttccgccattGTGCAAAGGTTTGTGGTTGTGTAGCATTTCAATTGACTGGGTGGAAATGTGAATTATTGGATGCAGATAAAGATGTCGTGGTTGGGGACCTGATAACTAGACCAGGCACTGCTTTATACACTATGAATCAGGATAGTATACAG GTGAACCAAAGCTGTGTTAACGGATGCTGCAGATCAAAGCCCTGTCTTAACGGCGGAACCTGTGAGGAGAAATGCAGTGACGTCAGAGAACCTTATACTTGCACATGCTCAAAATATTACAAGGGAAAACGATGCGAGCAGTTTTATCCAGAAGTCAGGTCGTGCCAAGGTCTCAAGATATTTAGGCCGGGATCGCATTCCGGTGTTTACGAACTTGTTATAAGTGATAATAAAACCATGCAGAGTTATTGTGACTTTACCTCTGAGGCTGGTAAAGCTTGGACGCTCATAGAATCCTTTTCGCTTTCAAACAAAGACATATATAAGAACAAACCATTTTATCACGATTTTCCTCGAAACGAGAACAACTTCACATGGGACGACTTTAGGCTTTCATACCAAGCCTTGGTTAATATCCGGAATAACTCAACGCACTGGCGCGTGACCTGTACCTTCCCATCAGGCCTCAGTTATGCCGACTACGCACGCTCTTCGCTCAATGAAACAGATCTCCTAACGTTTGTCAATCAGGACAAATGCAAGAGGTATGAATATGTTTCAGTGCGAGGAATAAACTGTACTGATTGTAAAGGAATGTTGGTTCAAAGAGACAGTCAACACATGCATACAGATTCTTACTGGAGCGGAATAAATGGCTGTCAGTGGAATCCCGGGGCAGGAGCAAAATCAGGAGAAGATAATTTCGGTTTTTATGCTGATACCAATCCAAAACATAGGTGCACGGTAAACTCATCGTCTACTACACAGTGGTGGCTTGGGTCACAATTATAA